The following are encoded together in the Drosophila biarmipes strain raj3 chromosome 3L, RU_DBia_V1.1, whole genome shotgun sequence genome:
- the LOC108028009 gene encoding carboxypeptidase O-like, which yields MDAAIQGNEWITTTVALKTIHELVVNCEANKMLLERFDWYILPMANPDGYEYSWNTMFQDWKKNRSPNGLHVGTNLNRNFDTKRNKLDKWHRLTSSQETPLKDVEVFESIANYVSERIFLETKPVFLRIPPKEYERSGGSSLDYAFEQGFPLTYGLEVFESLANPEFSGGA from the exons ATGGATGCGGCCATCCAAGGAAACGAGTGGATCACAACCACGGTGGCGCTCAAGACGATTCACGAATTGGTGGTCAATTGCGAAGCGAATAAAATGCTATTGGAGCGATTCGACTGGTACATCCTACCCATGGCCAACCCGGATGGTTACGAGTATTCTTGGAATACAATGTTTCAAGACTGGAAAAAGAATCGATCACCGAATGGTCTTCACGTTGGCACCAATCTGAATCGAAACTTCGACACCAAGCGGAATAAGTTGGATAAATGGCATCGCTTAACCAGCAGTCAAGA gACGCCCCTGAAAGACGTCGAGGTTTTTGAGAGCATAGCAAACTATGTCAGTGAACGTATATTTCTGGAAACAAAGCCCGTCTTCCTGCGAATTCCCCCAAAGGAATACGAAAGATCGGGTGGTTCCAGTTTGGACTACGCCTTCGAACAGGGATTTCCTCTAACTTATGGACTTGAGGTCTTTGAA TCATTGGCTAATCCGGAATTTAGTGGGGGAGCGT
- the LOC108028198 gene encoding cuticle protein 76 gives MAHFQFLSVASSLLLLLAPTWAGLIAQPSLSYAADEHAVAHTQQNVVRSFDGTVSHYAKSVATPYSQVHKQDTRISNNVYQPAVAKTFSYAPAPVPVSVPAPVYSHSSHQEPSHLFTQASPVYHQPAQAQAPSVYHQASPSVYHHPAHLETPSVYHQPAQVQSAPVYHQPAHVEAPSVYHQQPAHYSHQPAVIQYSPAETVSHMTFDGFGTHYGF, from the coding sequence ATGGCTCACTTCCAGTTCCTCAGCGTCGCCTCCAGtttgctgctcctcctggctCCCACCTGGGCGGGATTGATTGCCCAGCCGAGCCTTAGCTATGCCGCCGACGAGCACGCGGTGGCCCACACCCAGCAGAATGTGGTGAGGAGCTTCGACGGCACCGTTTCCCACTACGCCAAATCGGTGGCCACGCCCTACTCGCAGGTCCACAAGCAGGACACCCGGATCAGCAACAATGTCTACCAGCCGGCGGTGGCCAAGACCTTCAGCTATGCCCCGGCTCCGGTTCCGGTCTCGGTCCCAGCTCCCGTCTACAGCCACAGCTCTCACCAGGAGCCATCCCACCTGTTCACTCAGGCTTCGCCGGTCTACCACCAGCCTGCTCAGGCCCAGGCTCCATCTGTCTACCATCAGGCTTCTCCATCGGTTTACCACCACCCAGCTCATTTGGAGACACCCTCGGTCTACCATCAGCCCGCTCAGGTGCAGAGTGCTCCGGTCTACCACCAACCTGCCCACGTGGAGGCTCCTTCGGTCTACCATCAGCAGCCCGCGCACTACAGCCACCAACCCGCCGTCATCCAGTACTCCCCTGCGGAGACCGTCTCCCACATGACCTTCGATGGTTTCGGTACCCACTATGGATTTTAG